One window of the Triticum dicoccoides isolate Atlit2015 ecotype Zavitan chromosome 3B, WEW_v2.0, whole genome shotgun sequence genome contains the following:
- the LOC119278977 gene encoding receptor-like cytoplasmic kinase 176 produces MGNCFGSRIGSDSPYKSAGGSASPSSSSGWVWRRKGKGGASVSSSRVSSSPPTTVPPTPRSEGEILQSANVKSFAFNELKTATRNFRPDSVLGEGGFGSVFKGWVDETTFAPARPGTGMVIAVKKLNQEGFQGHREWLAEVNYLGQLSHPNLVRLVGYCLEDEQRLLVYEFMPRGSLENHLFRRGSHFQPLSWNLRMKVALGAARGLAFLHSDMAKVIYRDFKTSNVLLDSSYNAKLSDFGLAKDGPTGDKSHVSTRVMGTHGYAAPEYLATGHLTAKSDVYSFGVVLLEMLSGRRALDKNRPSGEHNLVEWARPYLTSKRRVFHILDARLGGQYSLSGAQKTAALAMRCLSGDARARPGMAEVVTALEQLQDAKEAAAAGGAGQGKASGGFVRIRGGGDSGSSAGRQQRRPEPMAVRRLPAAPLRSHPE; encoded by the exons ATGGGCAACTGCTTCGGGAGCAGGATCGGCTCCGACAGCCCCTACAAGAGCGCCGGCGGCTCCgcctccccttcctcctcctcag GATGGGTGtggaggaggaaggggaaagggggcGCGAGCGTGTCGAGCAGCCGGGTGTCGTCCTCGCCGCCGACGACGGTGCCGCCGACGCCGCGGAGCGAGGGCGAGATCCTGCAGTCGGCCAACGTCAAGAGCTTCGCCTTCAACGAGCTCAAGACGGCCACCCGGAACTTCCGGCCGGACAGCGTGCTGGGAGAGGGCGGCTTCGGGTCCGTCTTCAAGGGCTGGGTCGACGAGACCACCTTCGCGCCCGCCCGCCCCGGCACCGGCATGGTCATCGCCGTCAAGAAGCTCAACCAGGAGGGCTTCCAGGGCCACCGCGAGTGGCTG GCTGAAGTGAACTACCTGGGCCAGTTGTCGCACCCGAATCTTGTCAGGCTCGTCGGGTACTGCCTCGAGGACGAGCAGCGCCTCCTCGTCTACGAGTTCATGCCGCGAGGGAGCCTCGAGAACCATCTTTTCAGAA GGGGCTCGCATTTCCAGCCACTGTCATGGAACCTGAGGATGAAGGTCGCGCTCGGGGCGGCTAGGGGGCTCGCCTTCCTCCACAGCGACATGGCCAAGGTCATCTACCGCGACTTCAAGACGTCCAACGTTCTCCTTGACTCG AGCTACAACGCGAAGCTTTCCGATTTCGGGCTCGCGAAGGACGGGCCGACAGGCGACAAGAGCCATGTCTCCACAAGGGTCATGGGCACTCATGGCTACGCCGCGCCCGAGTATCTCGCAACAG GGCATCTGACGGCGAAGAGCGACGTGTACAGCTTCGGGGTGGTGCTGCTGGAGATGCTGTCGGGACGGCGGGCGCTGGACAAGAACCGGCCGTCGGGGGAGCACAACCTGGTGGAGTGGGCGCGGCCGTACCTCACCAGCAAGCGCCGGGTGTTCCACATCCTGGACGCGCGGCTGGGCGGCCAGTACTCGCTCTCCGGCGCGCAGAAGACGGCGGCGCTCGCCATGCGGTGCCTCTCCGGCGACGCCCGGGCCCGCCCcggcatggcggaggtggtgaccgCGCTCGAGCAGCTGCAGGACGCCAAGGAGGCGGCCGCGGCCGGTGGCGCCGGGCAGGGGAAGGCGTCCGGGGGGTTCGTTAGGATACGCGGTGGCGGTGACAGCGGGAGCAGCGCggggcggcagcagcggcggcccgAGCCCATGGCCGTGCGGCGGCTGCCGGCGGCGCCGCTGCGGTCGCACCCCGAGTGA